The following coding sequences are from one Macaca nemestrina isolate mMacNem1 chromosome 1, mMacNem.hap1, whole genome shotgun sequence window:
- the LOC105474771 gene encoding olfactory receptor 2L8, translating to MENYNQTSTDFILLGLFPPSRIGLFLFILIVFIFLMALIGNLSMILLISLDTHLHTPMYFLLSQLSLIDLNYISTIVPKMASDFLHGNKSISFTGCGIQSFFFLALGGAEALLLASMAYDRYIAVCFPLHYLIRMSKRVCVLMITGSWIIGSINACAHTVYILHIPYCRSRAINHFFCDVPAMVTLAGTDTWVYEGTVFLSTTIFLVFPFIGISCSYGRVLLAVYRMKSAEGRKKAYLTCSTHLTVVTFYYAPFLYTYLRPRSLRSPTEDKVLAVFYTILTPMLNPIIYSLRNKEVMGALTRVSQRICSVKM from the coding sequence ATGGAAAATTACAATCAAACATCAACTGATTTCATCTTATTGGGGCTGTTCCCACCATCAAGAATTGGCCTTTTCCTCTTcattctcattgttttcattttcctcatgGCTCTAATTGGAAACCTATCCATGATTCTTCTCATCTCCTTGGACACCCATCTCCACACACCCATGTATTTCCTACTTAGTCAGCTCTCCCTCATTGACCTAAATTACATCTCCACCATTGTTCCTAAGATGGCTTCTGATTTTCTGCATGGAAACAAGTCTATCTCCTTCACTGGGTGTGGGATTCAGAGTTTCTTCTTCTTGGCATTAGGAGGTGCAGAAGCACTACTTTTGGCATCTATGGCCTATGATCGTTACATTGCTGTTTGCTTTCCTCTCCACTATCTCATCCGCATGAGCAAAAGAGTGTGTGTGCTGATGATAACAGGATCTTGGATCATAGGCTCTATCAATGCTTGTGCTCACACTGTATATATTCTCCATATTCCTTATTGCCGATCCAGGGCCATCAATCATTTCTTCTGTGATGTCCCAGCCATGGTGACTCTGGCCGGCACGGACACCTGGGTCTATGAGGGCACAGTGTTTTTGAGCACCACCATCTTTCTGGTGTTTCCCTTCATTGGTATTTCATGTTCCTATGGCCGGGTTCTCCTTGCTGTCTACCGCATGAAATCtgcagaagggaggaagaaagccTACCTGACCTGCAGCACCCACCTCACTGTAGTGACTTTCTACTATGCACCTTTTCTCTACACCTATCTACGTCCAAGATCCCTGCGATCTCCAACAGAGGACAAGGTTCTGGCTGTTTTCTACACCATCCTCACCCCAATGCTCAACCCCATCATCTACAGCCTGAGAAACAAGGAGGTGATGGGGGCCCTGACACGAGTGAGTcagagaatctgctctgtgaaaATGTAG
- the LOC105474770 gene encoding olfactory receptor 2L13-like has product MEKWNHTSNDFILLGLLPPNQTGIFLLCLIILIFFLASVGNLAMIHLIHVDPRLHTPMYFLLSQLSLMDLIYISTTVPKMAYNFLSGQKGISFLGCGVQSFFFLTMAGSEGLLLTSMAYDRYVAICHPLHYPLHMSKMMCMKMIGGSWTLGSINSLVHTVSTLHIPYCRTRAIDHFFCDVPAMLLIACTDTWVYEYMVFVSTSLYLLFPFIGITASYGRVLFAVYHMRSKEGRKKALSIISTHLTVVVFYYAPFVYTYLQPRNLRSPAEDKILAVFYTILTPMLNPIIYSLRNKEVLGAMTRVFGIFSFLKE; this is encoded by the coding sequence ATGGAGAAATGGAATCACACTTcaaatgatttcattttgttgGGTCTGCTTCCCCCAAATCAAACTGGCATATTCCTCTTGTGCCTTATCATCCTCATATTCTTTCTGGCCTCAGTGGGTAACTTGGCCATGATTCACCTCATCCATGTGGATCCTCGTCTCCACACACCAATGTACTTTCTTCTCAGCCAGCTCTCCCTCATGGACCTGATATACATCTCCACCACCGTCCCCAAGATGGCGTACAACTTCCTCTCTGGCCAGAAAGGCATCTCCTTCCTGGGATGCGGTGTGCAAAGCTTCTTCTTCCTGACCATGGCGGGTTCTGAAGGCTTACTGCTGACCTCCATGGCCTACGACCGTTATGTGGCCATCTGCCATCCTCTGCATTACCCCCTCCACATGAGTAAAATGATGTGTATGAAGATGATTGGAGGCTCTTGGACACTGGGTTCCATCAACTCCTTGGTACACACAGTCTCTACCCTCCATATTCCCTACTGCAGGACTAGGGCCATTGACCATTTCTTCTGCGATGTCCCAGCCATGTTGCTTATTGCCTGTACAGATACTTGGGTCTATGAATATATGGTTTTTGTAAGTACAAGCCTCTATCTGCTCTTTCCTTTCATTGGCATCACTGCTTCTTATGGCCGAGTCCTATTTGCTGTCTATCATATGCGCtcaaaggaagggagaaaaaaggcCTTAAGTATCATATCAACACATTTAACTGTTGTGGTCTTTTACTATGCACCTTTTGTCTACACCTATCTTCAGCCAAGGAATCTCCGCTCACCAGCTGAAGACAAGATCCTGGCAGTCTTCTACACCATCCTTACCCCCATGCTCAATCCCATTATCTACAGCCTGAGGAATAAGGAAGTCCTGGGGGCCATGACAAGAGTGTTTGGGATATTCTCTTTCCTGAAAGAATAA
- the LOC105474768 gene encoding olfactory receptor 2AJ1: MMGHQNHTLHSDFILLGLFSSSPTSLVFFLFIFVIFIMSVTGNTLMILLICSESRLHTPMYFLLSHLSFMDILHVSNIVPKMVTDFLSGSRTISLACCGFQVFLSLTLLGGECLLLAAMSYDRYVAICHPLRYPTLMKEYASTLMAGGSWLIGVFNSTVHTAYALQFPFCGSRAIDHFFCEVPAMLKLSCAYTTNYERGVYVSAVLFLVIPAFLISASYGQIILTVLQMKSSEARKKSFSTCSFHMIVVMMYYGPFIFTYMRPKSHHTPGQDKFLAIFYMILTPTLNPLIHSFRNKDVLVVIKNMLKSKFLHKK, from the coding sequence atGATGGGTCATCAGAATCACACTTTGCACAGCGATTTCATACTTTTGGGACTGTTCTCTTCTTCCCCAACAAGTCtggttttcttcttatttatatTCGTCATTTTCATTATGAGTGTAACAGGAAATACACTCATGATCCTCCTCATTTGCAGTGAGTCCAGACTTCACACTCCAATGTATTTTCTGCTCAGCCATCTCTCCTTTATGGATATCTTGCATGTTTCCAACATCGTTCCCAAAATGGTCACTGACTTCCTGTCAGGCAGCAGAACTATTTCACTTGCATGTTGTGGGTTCCAGGTGTTTCTGTCCCTCACCCTCCTGGGTGGTGAGTGCCTTCTCCTGGCTGCAATGTCCTATGATCGCTATGTGGCCATCTGTCACCCACTGCGCTATCCGACTCTAATGAAGGAGTATGCCAGCACTCTCATGGCTGGAGGCTCCTGGCTCATTGGGGTTTTCAACTCCACAGTCCACACAGCTTACGCACTGCAGTTTCCCTTCTGCGGCTCTAGGGCAATCGATCACTTTTTCTGTGAAGTCCCTGCCATGTTGAAGTTGTCCTGTGCATACACAACAAACTATGAACGAGGGGTTTATGTAAGTGCTGTGTTATTCCTGGTGATCCCTGCCTTCTTGATCTCTGCTTCTTATGGCCAAATTATTCTTACTGTCCTCCAGATGAAATCATCAGAGGCaagaaaaaagtcattttccACTTGTTCCTTCCACATGATTGTGGTCATGATGTACTATGGgccatttatttttacatatatgagACCTAAATCACACCACACTCCAGGCCAGGATAAGTTCCTGGCAATATTCTATATGATCCTCACACCCACACTCAACCCCTTAATCCACAGCTTTAGGAATAAAGATGTTCTGGTGGTGATAAAAAATATGCTCAAAAGTAAGTTTCTGCATAAAAAATGA